The genomic region TTAATTGGTACAAagtttataatataaaaaattaagtgcATTATTTTAAgctttaatataaaatatttttaacattagaTGATTTTAATGGTTCTAATAGaatcaaaattaataaatcaataattatttaatttaaaatataaatattatattttatattgttcAAATATAGAGCTATGTATGAATTTGaatttcttataattaaaatacattttttctaaatagatttgaaataataaaacaatcTATGATTGCTATgacttcttcttcatatatataaaattttataaaatattaatagtaACATATTAGGttcttatatattactataaattcactatatatttttttatttattgccTAATAGTTACTAATATGTATGTTGcaattataatatgaataattctTCCTACTATTACTTTTGAAGTTTTGTAGATTATtaataatcatttaatttaattcattataacatgaatttttttttttttttagtatttatatatgtatttattattgttatcCTTCTTGTgatttaattatatgaaatttaaaaatataaatataagaattatggagtgtaaattaaaataaattaacataatttgTATAACAATAAAACTTGATTATTAATTATGATTCTTTATGTTAATTAATCTTTTtctatatttacatttagtAAAAATACGAATATAAATCTGAAATacgtattttatttattatataaatattacatgTTAATAAGTTATCTAATAATACACTAGGAAAAAgtcagataaaaaaaagaaagtattgcagtatataaataaaaatataatacgtATAATAACTGGGAAATTGCACTATActatatgaataaattacAAATGAATCTTATAGGAATGtatttcagtttttttattatttatatttgacttcttttttaataatataaatatatataagatgAATGGAattgaattatatttatgaggAATTTCACCTACATACGCGtggttcaaaaaaaaaaaatatacaatatacATATTGGGTTATTTTCATAGTTTATATTCcttattttatgattattattGTTTTCCTTTAGAATAATGTGAAACGCTTGGgtgaataattaaaatttattgtgtattttcatttaatccTAATTTTCTTCTATGATCATGAATCTTTTAAGGAAATGTATCAATAatgtttttatgtatttactttttaggcaatatattatattattccaTTAAAACAATGATTAAATCGATTTATGAACTTTTTACACTTTGTGAACtgtgttattataatattcaatatatttttttattcttttattttgaaatattgtAATGTATACTCTATATTTCGTTATTACTTATGTATATGAAAAGTACTGATATTTTATAACACAACATGACCTTTTCAGCAATTTCAATACGTTCATATCTATTGATAGCaaatttcttttgcttttaattatattttatatatagaatatattatgttttatacttccatatattttgtaattttctttattttaacatttttaatccATTGGCTTTTAtaattgtaatataaaaatattgtcatttattttttaatattgatTTTTagtattttgttaattactttttatattatattccaattttttttaggtttaaactaataatattattatacattatatctAATTAGATTATCTTGAAGAATGATATCCTACTCTGTATGGTGTATCTTGCCTTTCTGAATTATATTGtgtttctttgttttttttatctattttatTCATCAGATTATTACCTCCTGATATTCTATTACGTATCCATGAGCCAAATGGTGTAAActaataaaggaaaatatatatcaaatatttaaaattattatatttataaggCCTTATTATTTCTCTAAAATGCATAATCGTGCATATCATacaatattcatatttttaactaAAATAGTTGTTAACCTTATACGTAATAAATGAAACGAATGACATTGCAGAGAATGCAACAATAGGAGTTGTAATTGAAGATACTTCGGAGTGTTTTTGGTAGGATGGTAAATATTCAAATTCATTACATTTGTATGTTTTATACATTAAATGGTTATATgtttttcgaaatttttcTACTTCATTACAAAGATGATTGTCACTGTTCAAGTTACAAGTATCTTTTAAGCTCTCATACACTGTAACaaataatgtattattatgACAAtcatcttcttctgcttctacttcttcatcttcatcttcacctccatcatcatcttcacctccatcatcatcttcacctccatcatcatcttcacctccatcatcatcttcaccttcatcttgttgttgttgttgttgttctACTGATTTGAGTATTTCTGCCAAACTTTTATATAGTGCAATTAAACTTTGAATTTTTGTAAACAACTCTTTAGTAATGTTTTCTGTATATCCTCTACacgtatttattttttcagcaTCCATTAACTTTTCAAGATATGTTGACACGTCATAACTATATTCTGAATCCTCTACCACTTATTGCTATGCCCAGTAgcttaaatatatacaagcatcctttatattaaataggGGTTCATGATTCTTTATATggtttaaatattttgttgcTATTAAAcaattatgcaaaaatgattCGTCAGTACAACCTTCCGTAAATATTGTAGTGTCACAACTATAAGTACTTCCTTCAGTGATCTCAGCTTCAGAAtcatcttttattttttcatatttagcATATGATGATACGAAATTATACTGTAGTAAACGAAATTGatataatgttatatatgaGCATCTATATTCTTATCTTATTGAAATTTTctaatattattcatataatgtaatattaaaatattgaaatataaataatcaaTGCTATaattaatgtaaatatacAAGTTSTTTACTCATTTTTGATGGTATATTGGTTCAATATTCTTTATCTAGATGAAATAATGTCGATCSaatatgtatatgtacttAATTAAATGATCGAAATTCATTATACTTATATAGTAGGAATAATATGTTttcatatataacatataaataaaattttatactgTTGTTAATCctttaatatattcttaAGTTTAAAACATAGCATTAATGTTTTGCtataaaataagaatatttGCTTTTGATAATAACAAAGTAAAAAGTTGGGTTTATGTCAAAACAATAATGATGTtgtaagaaaatatatcactatatattatataccaTTAGAAGAATATTACATatgaacaaatatttttattttaatcatCATGTTTATTATCGCATTTCATATAAAACACAATTATGTACTTATAGAAAGTGAAACACTTATTTTTCTACCTTATTTTTACACcgaattataataatatatgagTTTCTGAATAGTTCaatttatatgcacacaacaaaaatttaaatgaaataatgaaTAACGTTTAACATATTGGAATGATATGCTTTGTaataagttattttttatataataaccTATTCATagttaaaattatattttagtaATTACTTCACAAAAGTATTTGTTTTACAATTGAAAAGATTATCTATATATTTCTCTCTATATAAGGtaaaaggcatttttttatgttcctgtttttttttttttaaataaattatatataatacagttattatttattttcagtataattaaataaatggaatcacatgaaatatatgtaattgtagataaaaatatataaaaataagggaaaaaaaaaccaaattAATAGTTTCAATATTgttgtttaaaaatgtgcatgtacgccaaagcatatttttaaatgtagaacaataaaagatatatatattatattaaatataaatgaagtTAAATTAGTGTAACCtatataatttgtattaaattatcatattaaaatttaaaatataatattctttgattataaaatatatttttattttttttttatatgaaacatagtatatgatttttttttttttcaaacacaCAAACACAAATTGATTAAGTCGTGTCGTTATTATGATGCACCTATTTTACGTGAAATCATGTCGCTTAAACTAATATTattagtatttttttattataatatatatttaattatttcttatttaaCTGGAAAAGTTATGAGATTACgtaatatctttttttttgtatttttttacttaaataaataatttattaattattcaGGGTTATATGCCTTTAAAGGAATATATAACAAGTATAGtacaataaaaatagtattactatttcatttttataataaatatatttaaataaaaatgttttatagaaaatgaatatataaaattaaacagatgttgaaaaaaatgggataaaTAAGATCAAAATAGCtaaaatgttgtaaatatatataatcttcAAAGAACAGTGATAGATTATACCTTCATGACTATATAGAATTGCTTTTGTGAATATATATGCtaaatttttacactttcaaatcatttataatttcaacATTTTAGcggataaaaattttactgactatattttttatcagcATGAAGGAAGCGTACTAACAAATGTAAAGATGTCGtttgtttaaataataatgttgGTGCTTTAAGAAACGGGAAAACAACTTTGATTATATTACTTCTTCTTTACATTATAATagattggaaaaaaaaaattataattttcttaaaaaactATAAATAGAAGcaattgaaatatttttaaaaacgtatatatatgtgaataGTTTTTATAACCACttattaatacatattttcagatattaattttttaaaaactaattattacatattttatgataacACTATAAAACCAATGAGTTAGATGAAACAAACCTAATGCAAATGTTATATATCATTAAGGGattgttttttatgtttgtaaaaaacattacttataataaaaacaagAGTTGTCATACGTTCGGAAGAGAacaaaaatcaaaattacctatttatataattgttttaatatatataaatatatcattgtttaattttatttcataagCTAATTCTTCGTCATATTCATCTAAAACATTGATTTTTTCGtgatttttcttaatataaaCCCCATCTGCTGCAGAAACGATGGAAAAAGTGATAGGAATTCCTCAAGCGAGAAGTATCCTTTCATTCGGATACTTGTGCTGTTATTAGGAATTTTCTTACGTATTATCgattgttatattttttttcggtaTATAACTAGGAttaattttaccttttatttttattgaaatgttatgatatatatagttaGAGATTAACCTAATTTAGGCATCATTTATTATTGTAATATTTCGTAAAATGAGCATTTACAGGGAGCGTAATTCAAAAGCGCATGCTTACAAAAAGTAACATGACAAACTTATCATAATATCAATTGCAAttcgtatatatattattttttttctttttcgtttatcGGACTTTTTCTATTCTTCTAATGATATAGAAATGGTCACAACAAGGAGTGCAGATTTCCATattacattaaaatatatttgaaatatttaacattatAACACAAAAACGCTACTAATTcgttattattaatatataataaccGTTAATTGTATATGCAGTTTCGATGTACTTATAATGTTTGTAATTACGTGAAAAAGGCTAACTATGTGtggcacaatttttaaaattttttgaccattaaaattttgaagctTCTGGTGTATCTATTACAATTGTTGTTAAGAAGGGGGTATGCTTCTTATAATCTTACGTGGTTGTGTTATTATGTCATAAGGCATACATCTGGAGCATTAGATAGTTATCTCGAAGTATAAAACACATAGACAGACATTTCTCCCCTTAGCCTTAACATTTGTTTTAGCATAAGTATCGCTGTTTTATGGGTAAAAGAAATTTGGAAACAACTGCGCaaacaattttatgaagCTATTTTTATAGCCCTTACATTGGCATTtgtcataattatattcttaagcgaaaaattgaaacaatTTAACTCGTTTCTGTTAAGAATACACGTGGAAGGGTTATGTGAActgttcagttttttttcacgctttaaaaatatgtttggttttatatttaacattAGCTAACAGATATGGCACATCTTCGAACATTTTTTCGGTTATTTTTTGGCACAAGTAAGCAACATTTTGGACggtttatatataatatatttatgcaaacTATTTTATGGATTAGATTTAACATTCCATCACATCATTGTTTGAAATTATccatttatttcatttttgaaattttttactgATTAAGTtgctaataaaatatttaatgttgtgtttttacattatttttaaaaattcgtgTGGGTCCATTttcacgtttttaaaaaataacaatgtaAAGGGAAAACGTTGATTTGGGGATATGAACattggaaaaggagaagtataAATTAGGAAAATGTATTTCCAGTAATAGGTACATCTTtacgaatatattttacctaTGTATGTCTTTTAATCAACTAAAGTGTTTAGATTAATTTAGGGCAATTATTTCTTGTCCTATAGTTTAATAGTTCAATTAAGTGCATTATTTCCGAAGGGTAAAGTTTACATTAAGTACGTTACATCATATATGCCGTGCGAAGACTTATTGTATACATTAATTGACACAATTGTTTTATGAGGTAGAACATTTCTTTATCAAAATGTTTGCCTATCCAGGAAAAAGAGGTAAGTTGAATTAATTCTATAAATAGAAAGATCGTTttagggttaaaaaaaaaggcaccacTACAGAAAATTGGAAGGGCGTAGAGAAAGAAAGCACCTCTTAAATTAGGATTTATGTGAGGAATAAATGTTGTGTGTTCATGTAATATGCTAAATAAATATTAGaatgataataaattacATGTTAGAtcgatttatttaaatgatattatttGGAAATTCTTTCAATTCGgacatatgaaaatatacataGGTATTTGCAATGCACATTTCTCTTAATATTAGggaatttttctattatttaattgttctgttcttattttttctaaccTTTTTAGTGTATTGTAGAGAGTTATATATTGAGCACACAAGACACATATCAAATGTTATAAGATGTCCAGATATAAAATTaccttttgttttgcttgAGAAGTGAATTTGCACGACTACAAATTTGGTTAAGTAAGACTACACTTTTAAGACTTTTCGGTGGATATATTACacttttatgtatttataattcAGAAATAGTAAAGGAATTTGTTTATAAGGTGGTATTTTCATACTTATTACAgtttaaataaattcatcacagttttgaaatatattttaaacatGTTAGGTAGTAAGCTTTTCCTATTTGGGCATAAcagttttatatatgtagaaGGATTGAAATggtaaaatgataatttgctacaaataattttaatacttatgtgtttttaaaagaaggataatttttacaaagtttccaatatcatttttttgcaagtgCAGTATTGTTTTAGCgaaaacgttaaaaaaattattcatttcgTAAAAtacttaacaaaataaatgatgcAGTtgatattcatttttatgctgAAAGATGGAATAATTatggcataaaaatatgggttatttttcttcaaggCACGCAAATCATATGTGAAcagtataataaatatttctattGAGTTGTGAATATTTGAATACCGATTTACTATTTGTAGATACTGAAAATaacttaatttttcttatcacAGTGTAACGTTAATtgaatttatacatatattgtttgtatattaaagaaaaatattcatcAAAAACTTACAAAGGAAGATCACTTTACCGTTAGAGAATAGTAACTAaaagctatttttttattatttataaatatatttattttgtgtaaTATTAGTATaactaaatttattttattactaaataaataacaaatagtggatattttttatgtatataaaatttatgtaatcAAATAGTCATTGTGGCAACACAATATCTTAATTTTCTAGacataattatgtataattcgataatacatattatttaatttatataccTAGCCCCATAATGGCAACTcaaaacaagaaaaattgggtacatttttattatctcATAGAATAATTTAACTAAGCTCGTTATATAGacattttacattattagttacacaaaaaaaaaaaaaaactaataatGCATTTTCTAAAAGATAACATTTAATTATctatttaattcatttttattgtttCATTTCCAGGACTACGTTTTGAAAGGTTCTGCATCATTTGAATTATATGACGAATTCAATAAAGAAGTCCCtgatgaaaaaaagattaacaGTAATGACTGTAATGAATTCAAATCGACAAGTAATGGTTACAAAAAAGAGGCTTATgaattatgcaaaaaaattatacgaaatttaaataatttacacGATATAGTTGTTCCTGAAACTCGTAGATATAACTGTTTGCACTACAAATATTGGATAAATAATGaactaataaatatttttaaaaatgattccGAAACTAAATATGACATTGatatgattaaaaaattcctgAATATGCAAGACACatttaataatgaaaaaaaatattatagcTGTAAATATGATATTAATAAGATAAATTTGGAATATTTACAAGAAATGAGTGATAGGAAGGATTTAAACGATTATttcaataattataatactattaaaaagaatataaaatgtgGATCTGGTAAAGTAGATACGTTTGAGGAATAC from Plasmodium vivax scf_7147 genomic scaffold, whole genome shotgun sequence harbors:
- a CDS encoding variable surface protein Vir33 (truncated), putative (encoded by transcript PVX_106720A); translation: MDAEKINTCRGYTENITKELFTKIQSLIALYKSLAEILKSVEQQQQQQDEGEDDDGGEDDDGGEDDDGGEDDDGGEDEDEEVEAEEDDCHNNTLFVTVYESLKDTCNLNSDNHLCNEVEKFRKTYNHLMYKTYKCNEFEYLPSYQKHSEVSSITTPIVAFSAMSFVSFITYKFTPFGSWIRNRISGGNNLMNKIDKKNKETQYNSERQDTPYRVGYHSSR